The Paenibacillus sp. FSL R7-0204 genome includes a region encoding these proteins:
- the hrcA gene encoding heat-inducible transcriptional repressor HrcA, whose protein sequence is MLTERQRMILNAIVDDYISSAEPVGSRSISKRGDVGYSPATIRNEMADLEDLGYLEQPHTSAGRIPSHKGYRYYVDHLVPWNSAETAELGTIRAFFAEKLNATEQVIQHAAMILSNMTNYTSILLGPEVFHTSLRHFQLLPLDDKTAVAIIVTSTGQVENRTVSLPPEISVSEMEKVVNLLNSKLVNVPLYKLKSQLYSELGEEMQRHISHYEELMQVLDKALESDQDQRIYLSGATNMLTQPEFKDVDKVKTILDLLEETPTLLKMLTPASSGAGMQVRIGTENKHEAFANCSLITATYSLDGKPLGSIGILGPTRMEYARVMGILGILSRDLTAMLAHWYK, encoded by the coding sequence ATGTTAACTGAACGCCAGAGAATGATACTGAATGCTATTGTAGATGACTATATTTCTTCCGCTGAGCCGGTGGGCTCGCGCAGTATCTCGAAACGCGGGGATGTGGGCTACAGTCCAGCCACGATCCGCAACGAAATGGCCGATCTGGAGGATCTGGGTTATCTGGAGCAACCTCATACGTCGGCAGGGAGAATCCCGTCCCATAAGGGCTACCGCTATTATGTGGATCATCTGGTACCGTGGAATTCCGCCGAAACGGCCGAACTGGGCACGATCCGCGCTTTTTTCGCCGAGAAGCTGAATGCTACAGAGCAGGTTATCCAACATGCGGCAATGATCCTGTCCAATATGACGAATTATACTTCCATCCTGCTGGGACCGGAGGTTTTTCATACTTCATTGCGCCATTTCCAGCTGCTTCCGCTCGATGACAAGACCGCTGTAGCGATTATCGTTACCAGCACCGGGCAGGTAGAGAACCGAACCGTGAGTCTTCCTCCGGAGATTTCTGTGTCCGAGATGGAGAAGGTCGTGAATCTGCTGAACAGCAAGCTGGTCAATGTACCGCTCTACAAGCTGAAGAGTCAGCTTTATTCCGAGCTGGGCGAAGAAATGCAGCGCCACATCTCCCACTATGAAGAATTAATGCAGGTGCTGGATAAGGCGCTTGAGAGCGACCAAGATCAGCGGATTTACTTAAGCGGAGCCACGAATATGCTGACCCAGCCGGAGTTCAAGGACGTCGACAAGGTCAAGACGATTCTCGATCTGCTGGAGGAAACGCCCACGCTGCTCAAAATGCTCACCCCGGCCAGCAGCGGAGCAGGAATGCAGGTGCGCATCGGTACAGAGAATAAGCATGAGGCTTTTGCCAACTGCAGTCTGATTACCGCCACCTATTCACTGGACGGCAAGCCGCTGGGGAGCATCGGCATCCTGGGTCCGACCCGTATGGAGTACGCACGTGTAATGGGTATTCTGGGGATTTTGTCCCGGGATTTGACAGCGATGCTGGCACACTGGTATAAGTGA
- the grpE gene encoding nucleotide exchange factor GrpE: MKEEEVQEMNEKNDPSVNENHAAEEADTTEGGGSFTAEEAVEAASGNEEYRKLQELADEHQARTLRVQADFDNFRRRTQKEKEELAQYATSKLVTELLPVMDNFERALATPAAGADAEAFIKGVNMIFRQLEGVLKSEGLTAMEVVGQPFNPEYHQAIMQVESEEYGEGIVTEEVQKGYLLKDKVLRPAMVKVSM, translated from the coding sequence TTGAAAGAGGAAGAGGTTCAGGAAATGAATGAGAAGAATGATCCTAGTGTGAATGAGAATCACGCGGCTGAAGAGGCTGATACCACAGAGGGCGGCGGTTCATTCACGGCTGAAGAGGCCGTCGAGGCGGCTTCAGGCAATGAGGAATACAGAAAGCTGCAGGAGCTGGCAGATGAGCATCAGGCGCGCACCTTGCGTGTGCAGGCTGATTTCGATAACTTCCGCCGCCGGACCCAAAAAGAAAAGGAAGAGCTGGCGCAGTACGCAACGTCTAAGCTTGTAACCGAACTGCTTCCGGTAATGGATAACTTTGAACGTGCACTGGCGACACCTGCAGCAGGTGCAGACGCTGAAGCGTTCATCAAAGGCGTGAATATGATTTTCCGTCAGCTGGAGGGAGTCCTTAAGTCTGAAGGACTTACAGCTATGGAAGTGGTAGGACAGCCTTTTAACCCTGAATATCATCAGGCGATCATGCAGGTGGAGAGCGAGGAGTACGGGGAAGGTATCGTGACGGAAGAGGTCCAGAAGGGCTATCTCCTGAAGGATAAGGTTCTTCGTCCGGCCATGGTCAAAGTCAGCATGTAG
- the dnaK gene encoding molecular chaperone DnaK — MSKVIGIDLGTTNSCVAVMEGGEAVVIPNPEGARTTPSVVGFKKDGERIVGETAKRQAITNPDRTIASIKRHMGTGHKESIDGKDYSAQEISAMILQKLKSDAEAYLGQTVTQAVITVPAYFNDSQRQATKDAGKIAGLEVLRIVNEPTAAALAYGLEKSEDHTILVYDLGGGTFDVSILELGDGFFEVKATSGDNRLGGDDFDQLVMDYLVAEFKKEQGIDLSKDKAAVQRLKDAAEKAKKELSGVLTTTVSLPFITVVDGVPQHLEINLTRAKFDELTASLVERTLGPTRQALKDAGMTPADLNRIVLVGGSTRIPAVQDAIKKLTGKEPHKGVNPDEVVALGAAVQAGVLTGDVKDVVLLDVTPLSLGIETAGGVFTKMIERNTTIPTSKSQVFSTFADSQPSVEIHVLQGEREMANGNKTLGRFMLNEIPPAPRGVPQIEVTFDIDANGIVNVSATDKGTNKSQKITITSSSGLSDAEVEQMMKDAELHAEEDRKRKELVEAKNGADQLVYSTDKVIKDLGDKVDASEIDKANEAKDKVKAALETDNLEEINAATEALNEIVQQLSVKLYEQAAQEQQGAEAGQDASEGNAKKDNVVDADYEVVDDEKNQG, encoded by the coding sequence GTGAGTAAAGTTATCGGTATTGACTTAGGAACCACGAACTCTTGCGTTGCCGTTATGGAAGGCGGCGAAGCCGTCGTTATCCCGAATCCGGAAGGCGCGCGTACAACCCCATCGGTTGTAGGCTTCAAGAAAGACGGTGAGCGCATCGTCGGTGAAACGGCGAAACGCCAGGCCATTACGAATCCGGACCGTACAATCGCTTCGATCAAGCGTCACATGGGTACAGGCCACAAAGAAAGCATTGACGGCAAAGACTATTCTGCTCAGGAAATCTCGGCTATGATTCTTCAGAAGCTGAAATCCGATGCTGAAGCTTATCTGGGCCAGACTGTGACTCAGGCGGTTATTACAGTTCCTGCTTATTTCAATGACAGCCAGCGTCAAGCTACCAAGGATGCAGGCAAAATCGCCGGCCTTGAAGTGCTGCGTATCGTCAACGAGCCAACAGCAGCTGCTCTTGCTTACGGTCTGGAGAAATCCGAAGATCACACGATCCTGGTCTATGACCTTGGCGGCGGTACCTTCGACGTATCCATTCTTGAGCTGGGCGACGGCTTCTTTGAAGTAAAGGCTACCAGCGGTGACAACCGTCTGGGCGGAGATGATTTTGACCAACTGGTTATGGATTACCTCGTCGCTGAATTCAAGAAAGAGCAGGGCATTGACCTGAGCAAAGACAAGGCGGCAGTTCAACGTCTGAAGGATGCTGCGGAAAAAGCGAAAAAAGAGCTGTCCGGCGTACTCACAACTACAGTATCGCTTCCGTTCATCACGGTAGTTGACGGAGTGCCTCAGCACTTGGAGATCAACCTGACCCGTGCCAAGTTCGACGAGCTGACTGCAAGTCTGGTTGAGCGCACACTGGGACCTACACGTCAAGCGCTGAAGGATGCCGGAATGACGCCTGCGGATCTGAACAGAATCGTACTGGTCGGCGGCTCCACCCGTATTCCTGCCGTGCAGGATGCGATCAAGAAGCTTACCGGCAAAGAGCCTCACAAGGGCGTTAACCCGGATGAAGTAGTAGCCCTGGGTGCTGCTGTTCAAGCGGGCGTACTGACTGGTGATGTAAAAGACGTAGTTCTGCTCGACGTAACTCCGTTGTCCCTCGGTATTGAAACTGCAGGCGGCGTGTTCACGAAGATGATTGAGCGTAACACTACGATCCCTACAAGCAAATCGCAGGTCTTCTCGACCTTCGCAGACAGTCAGCCTAGCGTGGAAATTCACGTATTGCAGGGTGAACGCGAGATGGCGAACGGCAACAAGACGCTGGGACGCTTCATGCTGAACGAGATTCCACCGGCACCGCGCGGCGTACCGCAGATCGAAGTTACCTTCGACATCGATGCCAACGGTATCGTTAATGTCTCTGCTACAGATAAAGGCACCAACAAGAGCCAGAAGATCACCATCACTTCTTCCAGCGGCCTGAGCGACGCAGAAGTGGAACAGATGATGAAGGATGCCGAGCTGCACGCTGAGGAAGACCGCAAGCGTAAAGAACTGGTTGAAGCCAAGAACGGTGCTGACCAGCTCGTATACTCCACAGATAAAGTAATCAAGGATCTGGGCGACAAGGTCGATGCTTCCGAGATCGACAAAGCCAATGAAGCTAAGGACAAAGTGAAGGCTGCACTTGAAACCGACAACCTGGAAGAAATCAATGCTGCTACAGAGGCGCTGAATGAGATTGTACAGCAGTTGTCCGTGAAGCTGTATGAGCAGGCTGCACAGGAACAGCAGGGCGCTGAAGCGGGCCAGGATGCTTCTGAAGGCAATGCCAAGAAGGATAATGTGGTAGATGCGGATTACGAAGTGGTTGACGATGAGAAGAATCAAGGGTAA
- the dnaJ gene encoding molecular chaperone DnaJ translates to MADKRDYYEVLGLGRDASEDEVKKAYRKLARQYHPDVNKASDAEAKFKEVKEAYDVLSDGQQRARYDQYGHIDPNQGMGGGFGGGGGDFGGLGDIFDMFFGGGGGRRDPNAPQRGGDLQYTMTIEFKEAVFGKETDITIPRTETCDTCFGSGAKPGTKPETCSVCHGSGQQEFVQNTPLGQMRNRRPCSNCSGTGKIIKEKCTTCAGQGKVKRQRKIHVRIPAGVDDGAQLRMTGEGEGGTRGGPAGDLYIVIRVKNHDFFERENNDIMCEVPLTFAQAALGDEIEIPTLTEKVKLKIPAGTQTGTFFRLKGKGVPHLRGNGVGDQHVRVIVVTPSKLSEEQKDLLRQFASHNGENTHEQEQSFFDRVKRAFRGD, encoded by the coding sequence GTGGCAGATAAACGTGATTATTATGAGGTTCTGGGCCTCGGAAGAGATGCTTCAGAAGACGAAGTGAAGAAGGCCTACCGCAAGCTGGCGCGCCAGTACCATCCCGATGTGAATAAGGCCAGTGATGCTGAGGCTAAGTTCAAAGAGGTGAAGGAAGCCTATGACGTTCTGAGCGACGGGCAACAGCGCGCGCGGTATGACCAATATGGGCATATTGACCCTAATCAGGGAATGGGCGGCGGCTTTGGCGGCGGGGGCGGAGATTTCGGCGGTCTTGGGGATATCTTCGATATGTTCTTCGGCGGCGGCGGTGGACGGCGTGATCCGAATGCCCCACAGCGCGGCGGGGACTTGCAGTATACGATGACCATTGAGTTCAAGGAAGCGGTGTTCGGCAAAGAGACCGATATTACCATTCCGCGCACAGAGACCTGCGATACCTGCTTTGGCTCCGGGGCCAAGCCGGGTACGAAGCCGGAGACCTGTTCCGTCTGCCACGGCAGCGGGCAGCAGGAATTCGTGCAGAATACACCGCTTGGACAGATGCGTAACCGCCGTCCCTGCTCGAATTGCAGCGGCACAGGCAAAATCATCAAAGAGAAATGCACCACCTGCGCAGGCCAGGGCAAGGTGAAGAGACAGCGCAAGATTCATGTGCGTATCCCTGCCGGTGTAGATGACGGCGCGCAGCTGCGCATGACTGGTGAAGGCGAAGGCGGCACACGCGGCGGCCCGGCTGGAGACCTGTACATTGTAATCCGCGTGAAGAATCATGATTTCTTCGAGCGCGAGAACAACGATATTATGTGCGAGGTTCCCTTGACGTTCGCTCAGGCGGCGCTTGGTGACGAGATTGAGATCCCAACGCTGACCGAGAAGGTGAAGCTCAAGATCCCGGCAGGCACTCAGACCGGGACCTTCTTCCGCCTCAAAGGCAAAGGAGTTCCGCATCTTCGCGGTAACGGCGTTGGTGACCAGCATGTCCGTGTCATCGTAGTCACGCCTAGCAAGCTCAGCGAAGAGCAGAAGGACCTGCTCCGCCAGTTCGCCTCCCACAACGGAGAGAACACGCATGAGCAGGAACAGTCGTTCTTTGACCGTGTGAAGCGGGCTTTTCGGGGAGACTGA
- a CDS encoding S8 family serine peptidase — MIPGAAFAASSLKTPVSGNHLPALIPANQPYISPQINTKSSNLVRVIVQLSGQPAAVGKYAARQGITALANTATEAAVNSQQDEVLDKAEAKKIDLTVNYKYDTILNGFEVTVPANKIPELAKISGVSSIYPNSTWYALPDQTVTEVTYRNDNAPLKQIHADWAADQGLDGKGLKVGVIDTGVDYTHPDIAKAYKGGYDSFYQDEDPYEEVPLTPGEDKEYGVGYAGTYHGTHVAGTIIGQYAAKGDVAQKGVAPGAKLYVYKVLGRNIDKPNTSSGSSAQVIDGIERAVKDGMDVINLSLGSDSEKDVNSPDSIAINNAVLSGVTAVIANGNNGEEGYYFSMGSPAASQLAISVGSVTSPIDAYSGEFKAEISNSVTSVTYDTYFPFHMMAYELANDDFATIIGTKPVRVVYADLGAKEDYPAEDISGSIVLVSRGELGFADKIANAKERNARAIVIFNGNAQKVDGKSEAILDEDYKDRSDFIGVNLGNGYQNIPTFDIKGSKGRQLARAILKNGNNPTYFTFSPEYHHEMTTGDTMSTFSSLGPNFDGNLSIKPDIVAPGDGVLSTYPAYGKGHSDTDYSKAYARLSGTSMATPHVAGLSLLIKQAHPDYTPFDIRAALANTAVGLTVNGQPQDLYRQGPGRANVENAINTPALLQAIEPISILDKNFIAQNVINYNPSTSFGTLLPGSEATKVLQLKNTSDNTLTYSASVEWNYGDPKVSAALDKSSVTAAAKGASTFNLKVTVAADTEPQMLQGNIVLKADGQPTLHLPFAINVDKTTDQPDWGTGIQEAALSQPIVYTNSSAVLNYKLKAEDINYYEVNLIGLDDTKKGSFQVSTTGSPDKFFEPGNYSTVISSTYHPYDHNGDPILDANGNPAVASLGDGVYKLEVLGIKAKDNTKPIKIDYNKDTYYSTYTSFRFITDSGSGSNGGGGSGGGGGGGSVVTPTPVVVPGAVKSLVEEGVQQVTVTPITASKDGVTTVTVSDSDLKAVLAKAATVKTAVVVSLISISDKSAELSLTADQVKLLAAIQAGSTIIVNIGGSAVALPVSLLAASPAGQSLKLIIKQEPDAASKLIAGTPGAKVIGTPVSYEASWTTATGSTYLNVPTNVFIKRTFTVPGKIESKTAGVLFEKDGLVTPVASVFTPQADGTTLVTVSRPGFSVYAAVSKPAAAFTDIANSKSAVAIQTLADKLIIQGTSATTFAPQSNLTRAEFTALLTRALGLRTDASVTFSDVKSTDWYAKDVAAASKAGLILGIGGGKFAPTQKVTRQELAVILDRAVKLTGTELKAVANPSFTTYSDSAKVAPYAKDSLQALTKAGVFASESGVAFNPAAPATRETAAAALYELLSKTGLIE; from the coding sequence ATGATTCCAGGCGCGGCATTCGCCGCCAGCAGCTTGAAGACACCCGTATCAGGCAATCATCTTCCAGCCTTGATTCCAGCGAATCAGCCTTATATTTCTCCACAGATTAACACCAAATCCTCAAATCTTGTCCGGGTTATCGTTCAACTCAGCGGTCAGCCTGCTGCCGTCGGCAAATATGCTGCCAGACAAGGGATTACAGCACTCGCCAATACAGCGACAGAAGCTGCGGTGAACAGCCAGCAGGATGAAGTACTTGATAAGGCTGAAGCCAAGAAGATTGACCTCACCGTCAATTACAAGTACGACACGATTCTGAACGGCTTTGAAGTCACCGTTCCGGCTAACAAAATCCCTGAGCTGGCGAAGATCTCAGGCGTGTCTTCCATTTATCCAAACAGCACCTGGTATGCTCTCCCTGATCAGACAGTGACCGAAGTGACTTACAGAAACGACAATGCTCCCCTGAAGCAGATTCATGCCGATTGGGCGGCCGACCAAGGTCTTGACGGTAAGGGACTGAAGGTCGGTGTGATCGATACCGGTGTCGACTATACGCATCCGGATATTGCAAAGGCTTATAAAGGCGGCTATGACTCCTTTTACCAGGATGAAGATCCTTATGAAGAAGTACCGCTGACTCCGGGGGAAGATAAAGAATATGGTGTAGGCTATGCGGGAACTTACCACGGTACGCATGTAGCCGGCACAATCATAGGTCAGTATGCAGCTAAAGGCGATGTTGCTCAAAAGGGCGTAGCTCCGGGAGCAAAACTGTACGTCTACAAAGTATTGGGCCGTAATATTGATAAGCCGAACACTTCCTCCGGATCTTCCGCTCAAGTCATTGACGGAATTGAACGTGCGGTCAAGGACGGCATGGATGTCATCAACCTGTCGCTCGGCTCCGATTCCGAGAAGGATGTGAACTCCCCGGATTCCATCGCGATTAATAATGCTGTACTCTCTGGAGTAACTGCTGTAATTGCGAATGGGAATAATGGAGAAGAAGGTTATTATTTCTCTATGGGCTCCCCGGCTGCTTCTCAATTGGCCATCTCAGTGGGTTCAGTAACCAGTCCTATTGATGCTTACTCCGGCGAATTTAAGGCAGAAATTTCCAACTCGGTAACTTCTGTTACTTATGATACCTACTTTCCATTCCATATGATGGCGTATGAGCTGGCAAATGATGATTTCGCGACTATCATTGGTACTAAGCCAGTACGCGTTGTGTATGCTGATCTTGGAGCAAAAGAAGATTACCCTGCCGAAGATATCAGCGGTTCCATCGTATTGGTATCACGTGGTGAACTGGGCTTTGCAGATAAAATTGCGAATGCTAAAGAGCGTAACGCTAGAGCAATCGTAATTTTCAACGGAAATGCCCAAAAGGTAGATGGTAAGAGTGAAGCTATTCTAGACGAAGACTACAAAGATCGTAGCGACTTCATCGGTGTGAATCTAGGTAATGGATATCAAAATATTCCTACTTTTGACATTAAAGGTTCAAAAGGGCGCCAATTAGCAAGAGCAATTCTGAAAAATGGAAACAATCCAACTTATTTCACTTTTAGTCCTGAATATCACCATGAAATGACGACTGGTGATACAATGAGTACTTTCTCATCGTTAGGACCGAACTTTGATGGTAATCTAAGCATCAAGCCGGACATCGTTGCTCCTGGTGATGGAGTATTGTCCACCTACCCTGCTTATGGCAAAGGCCATTCCGACACGGATTATTCTAAGGCCTATGCTCGCCTCAGCGGTACAAGTATGGCAACACCGCATGTTGCAGGTTTGTCTTTGCTCATTAAACAAGCCCATCCGGACTATACACCATTCGATATCCGTGCGGCACTAGCCAATACCGCAGTAGGTCTAACGGTTAACGGCCAACCACAAGATCTTTATCGACAAGGTCCAGGACGCGCCAATGTAGAAAATGCCATTAACACACCGGCACTGCTGCAAGCGATCGAGCCAATCTCCATTCTGGACAAGAACTTTATCGCTCAGAATGTGATCAACTACAATCCATCCACAAGCTTTGGCACATTGCTGCCAGGTTCTGAGGCTACGAAAGTTCTCCAATTGAAGAATACAAGTGATAATACGCTCACGTATTCTGCCTCCGTGGAATGGAACTATGGTGACCCCAAGGTATCTGCGGCTCTCGACAAATCATCAGTAACTGCTGCTGCCAAAGGTGCCTCCACGTTCAACCTGAAGGTCACCGTTGCTGCTGATACCGAGCCACAAATGCTGCAAGGCAATATCGTACTGAAAGCAGACGGACAGCCAACACTTCACTTGCCGTTTGCAATCAATGTAGATAAGACAACCGATCAACCTGATTGGGGTACAGGCATTCAAGAAGCTGCACTGAGCCAACCAATTGTTTACACCAATTCAAGTGCTGTTCTGAACTACAAGTTGAAGGCCGAAGATATTAACTACTATGAAGTGAATCTGATTGGCCTTGATGATACCAAAAAAGGCTCATTCCAAGTATCCACTACAGGATCACCGGATAAATTCTTTGAGCCTGGCAACTATAGCACGGTTATATCATCCACCTATCACCCATATGACCACAACGGCGACCCTATTCTGGATGCCAATGGAAACCCTGCCGTAGCCAGTCTGGGCGATGGGGTCTACAAGCTTGAAGTACTCGGCATTAAAGCCAAAGATAACACCAAACCGATCAAGATAGACTATAACAAAGACACATACTACAGCACCTACACCTCATTCCGCTTTATTACTGACTCTGGCAGTGGAAGCAATGGTGGCGGCGGTAGTGGCGGTGGTGGCGGTGGCGGCTCTGTAGTAACACCGACACCTGTGGTAGTACCTGGCGCTGTAAAATCTCTTGTTGAAGAAGGCGTTCAACAGGTAACGGTAACACCTATAACTGCATCGAAGGATGGCGTAACGACAGTAACCGTCAGCGACAGCGACCTGAAGGCCGTTCTGGCCAAAGCCGCTACTGTCAAGACAGCCGTTGTTGTATCTCTTATCAGCATCTCAGATAAGTCTGCTGAACTGAGCCTGACTGCTGATCAGGTGAAATTACTGGCTGCCATCCAAGCAGGCAGCACCATTATCGTTAATATTGGCGGATCTGCTGTAGCCTTGCCGGTATCCTTGCTTGCGGCTTCCCCTGCAGGCCAGAGCTTGAAGCTAATAATCAAGCAAGAGCCGGATGCTGCCAGCAAGCTGATTGCAGGTACTCCGGGTGCCAAGGTCATCGGAACACCGGTATCCTATGAAGCTTCATGGACTACAGCAACAGGCAGCACTTACCTGAACGTTCCAACCAACGTGTTCATCAAGCGCACCTTTACTGTACCTGGGAAGATTGAATCGAAGACTGCGGGTGTACTGTTTGAGAAAGATGGACTGGTGACCCCGGTTGCTTCTGTCTTCACACCACAAGCCGATGGAACAACCCTTGTGACCGTAAGCCGTCCAGGCTTCTCCGTGTATGCAGCAGTCAGCAAACCGGCAGCAGCCTTCACTGACATCGCTAATTCCAAATCAGCTGTTGCCATCCAGACCTTGGCCGATAAGCTGATTATCCAAGGAACTTCGGCAACTACTTTTGCACCGCAGAGCAACCTGACCCGCGCCGAGTTCACAGCACTCTTGACCCGTGCACTGGGTCTGCGAACAGATGCCAGCGTAACCTTCTCCGATGTGAAATCAACGGACTGGTACGCCAAGGATGTCGCCGCAGCCTCCAAAGCCGGTCTGATTCTGGGTATCGGAGGCGGCAAGTTTGCACCTACGCAAAAAGTAACCCGTCAGGAGCTCGCTGTCATTCTGGACAGAGCAGTGAAACTGACAGGCACTGAACTGAAGGCTGTTGCTAATCCTTCGTTCACAACCTACTCCGACAGCGCTAAGGTAGCCCCTTACGCCAAGGACAGTCTGCAAGCCCTGACCAAAGCCGGTGTCTTCGCCAGTGAATCGGGAGTCGCCTTCAATCCGGCCGCTCCGGCAACACGTGAGACAGCAGCCGCTGCACTCTATGAATTGCTGAGCAAGACTGGATTGATCGAGTAG
- a CDS encoding YfhD family protein: protein MDRENSKIFSKTEKMKMLYEAKAEDVEFSAAEADQDDIEAMDRSREADKRQLNEIMKKE, encoded by the coding sequence ATGGACAGAGAGAACTCGAAAATCTTTTCCAAAACCGAAAAAATGAAAATGCTCTATGAGGCGAAGGCCGAGGATGTTGAATTCTCAGCGGCTGAAGCAGATCAGGATGATATAGAGGCTATGGACCGTTCCCGGGAGGCGGACAAGCGGCAGCTGAACGAGATCATGAAGAAGGAATAA
- a CDS encoding methyl-accepting chemotaxis protein, whose amino-acid sequence MENLADQVVTDELVVKALEKNLAMIRFDLDRRVAYVNEIFARSVKYKAEDMYGMQHSQLCFPSFVNSPDYELFWQNLMAGRSFQDKIERMDAEGNSVWLEATYMPVFDETETHVIGVSKVATNITERQNNMSHVVELMQGMADSLNQRADKGIERSQELLLSIDRIAEVSSENTETLLSLQKQAAAIRGVVQTIRDIASQTHLLALNAAIEAAHAGEFGRGFDVVAKEVRKLSAMVQDQITEVRDSVQAITEEVGRISTGLNQVQDNVQLSQQQIQVALDEFTLIASSAQELDNQAREVMNII is encoded by the coding sequence ATGGAAAATCTAGCAGACCAAGTAGTTACAGACGAACTGGTTGTCAAAGCTTTGGAAAAGAACCTCGCCATGATCCGGTTTGACCTGGACCGCCGTGTCGCCTACGTCAATGAGATTTTTGCCCGGTCGGTGAAATACAAAGCGGAGGATATGTATGGCATGCAGCACAGCCAGCTGTGCTTCCCTTCATTCGTGAACAGTCCGGATTATGAATTGTTCTGGCAGAATTTAATGGCTGGCCGGAGCTTCCAGGACAAAATTGAACGGATGGACGCAGAGGGGAATTCAGTCTGGCTGGAAGCTACATATATGCCGGTGTTTGATGAGACAGAGACCCATGTCATCGGCGTATCTAAGGTGGCCACCAACATTACGGAGAGACAGAACAACATGAGCCATGTCGTGGAGCTGATGCAGGGAATGGCGGATAGTCTCAATCAGCGTGCGGACAAAGGAATTGAACGGAGTCAGGAGCTGCTGCTGAGTATTGACAGGATTGCCGAGGTATCGAGCGAGAATACCGAAACACTGCTGAGTCTGCAAAAGCAGGCTGCGGCGATCCGCGGCGTAGTGCAGACCATCCGTGATATTGCTTCCCAGACCCATCTGCTTGCCCTGAACGCAGCTATTGAGGCTGCACATGCCGGAGAATTCGGCCGGGGATTCGATGTGGTGGCCAAAGAGGTAAGAAAGCTGTCCGCGATGGTGCAGGATCAGATTACCGAAGTCCGGGACAGTGTCCAGGCCATTACGGAAGAGGTCGGCAGAATATCCACGGGACTGAACCAGGTGCAGGATAATGTGCAGCTCAGCCAGCAGCAGATTCAAGTGGCGCTGGATGAATTCACGCTGATCGCAAGCTCTGCGCAGGAGCTGGACAACCAGGCGCGCGAGGTTATGAACATTATCTAA
- a CDS encoding RNA polymerase sigma factor, protein MVHDAADAEDLCQEVFITLFRSEWQGIEYLKAWIMKITVNTCLNHLKRRNSLQQKLTAHLHMFRENPQPLVDKLVEQKETKLEWAGYMSRLPAKIRAVLTLRYMHDFSLEEIRRMLDIPLGTVKSRQHKGLRMMKRILEEAGVQPITKEDEEYGQNRSAVKASLK, encoded by the coding sequence ATGGTGCATGATGCTGCCGATGCTGAGGATCTGTGTCAGGAGGTATTCATCACTCTCTTTCGCAGCGAGTGGCAGGGCATTGAATATCTGAAGGCCTGGATTATGAAAATCACTGTCAACACCTGCCTGAACCATCTGAAGCGCAGGAACAGCCTGCAGCAGAAGCTGACGGCCCATCTCCATATGTTCAGGGAGAATCCGCAGCCGCTGGTAGACAAGCTGGTGGAGCAGAAGGAAACGAAGCTGGAATGGGCGGGATACATGTCCCGGCTCCCGGCGAAGATCAGGGCGGTGCTGACTCTGCGGTATATGCATGATTTCAGTCTGGAGGAAATCCGCCGGATGCTGGATATTCCGCTGGGGACCGTGAAGTCCAGACAGCACAAGGGGCTGCGTATGATGAAGAGGATTCTGGAAGAAGCGGGCGTTCAGCCTATAACGAAGGAGGACGAAGAATATGGACAGAACCGAAGCGCAGTTAAAGCGTCGCTTAAATGA